TGTTTTTAGGGGAGGTTTTTCATGCGTCATCCCCACACCGCTTCAGCTTTTTGGAAGCTAAGACATACTGTGAGCAGCAGGGAGCTCAACTAGCCACCACTGGCCAACTGTACGCCGCATGGAATGATGGTCTGAACCACTGCAGTCCTGGCTGGCTTGCTGATGGAAGCGTTCGCTACCCCATCGTGACCCCTCGTGAACGGTGTGGGGGTTCTGAACCTGGTGTGAAGACAGTTTATCGTTTTAGCAATCAAACAGGATTCCCCGAACCACACACTCACTATGACACCTACTGCTTCAGAGGtatttacagatatttttacatttgaatttttctaAAAGTTTACCAAACTGTCTTATTCAATTTCACCTGAAGTCCACCGATGCCCAGTGGGGCTATGAAAGAGTAAAagaatgattggtcattttcttaaaaaaaaaaaaaaaatatatatatatatatatatatatcacgcATCATGCGtagttagttcttcatctgcactgtaaaaaacaatttgttgagtcaacttaaaataatttgttacctggctgccttaaaattttaagttcagtcaattcaaaaaaagtttattgaacttgaaatgttaaattatactaaatggcaacttagatatttgagttgattcaacttaaaattttaaggcagctgggttacttaccatctgttaagtttaacaaacacaaatatctttgtacaacttaacatttcaagttgactaaacttatttgagttgactgaacttaaaattttaaggcagcaaggtaacaaatgattttaagttgactcaacaaattgtgttttttattttttacagtgtgggtaCTCCGAGTAAAGAAGGGAGAGCAGGGCGAATCGGCATACAtcgttttatctttttttgtaaagggtgtttgattttctatGCACAttcgttttgtaaacactgggtctgtacttccgcctacatcacgcatgacctttccaacctgactatgtaatgtgtgaatttgtggatgcagagctagtacaagatgagcatttgtggttaaaaagtatatacatttttaattttttttagaaaatgactaatcattttgctagacaagacccttattccttggctgggattgtgtagagtcctctgaagctgcattaaaactgcaatttggacctttaacccactgattcccattgaagtccactatatagagaaaaatcctggaatgtttttctcaaaaaccttcatttctttccgactgaagaaagaaagacatgcaaATTCTGGATGACGTAGGAGTGAGAAAATCATCAggaaattgttattctggagtgaactaaacctttaagacaatatttttcttacgttataaattgatttttttacataaaagaaaGGGAGTCCTTCCCAATGATATCATTGAGGTCTTTGGGATCGAAATGTTTGAAAACTCCTGACTATCAATCCCATATAGTCATAACCTTTGGTTAATGGTATCTCTTCTATTCTTCCTCTGCAGCTAACAGCAACTCTCAGACAGTCCCACCCATAGATCATATGGCAACAGAGCCAGAGGATCCCGAGCAGCATATTGTGACTTTAGCAGATTCCCATGAGGAGTACAGTGTGGATCAGATCACTCAGCAGTCAGAAAATGAAGCTCAGGGGGCTGTTGAGTCCTTCCCCATTTATAGCATGCAGACTACTTCAGAACCTGAGGAACACAGCCACACCACAAGCCCTCAGTTGGATGAAAATAGCACCTATACAGAGTCCACCACCCCAACCAGCACAGAGAGGTATCTTGAGTCCACTGAGGTCACCTGGCAAAAAGTTGAGTCTGTTCCAGAGATTTACATTGATGCAAAATACATTGATTTCACACAAAAAGGAGAACCAGAAATAAAAGCTTCAGCAATTGATGGTGTTGAGAGCAGCAATCATAGACACTATCAACCAATGCCAGATACCAACTTACAGCCGGGAGAGCCCGTCGACTTCATCCCACCTACAGAGGCTCAGCCAGAGACAACAGAGGAGCCACCCTCTCAACCGAAGGAGATAGATGGGTCCAAACACTTCCAACCCATGCCTGAAACCAACCTGGAGGATGAGGATAAAGATAATGTGACTAGTGAGATCTCCATGACCACTGAGGGTACTACAGTGGAATATGACTCAAGCAGTGCCAACGCAACTCAGCATGCTCCAGTCCAGTCAAGTCCCTCAACATCCCTACCTGAAGGTGCTACAGTAGAAGAAGATGCAGGAAAAATCACAGAAACTCCAGAGTCAGATGAAGACCTGGGTCTTTTTACACACACATCTCAGTCCACCTCAACAAGCACATCCAGCACTGAAGGTTGGTTGGAGGGTTCTGGTGAAGATTTGACCTTGATATCCACACAAAAATCCGAACATCTGGTCACATCAGATGGGTCACCAGAACATCTGGTCACATCAGATGGGTCACCAGAACATCTGGTCACCTCAGATAAATCATATGGAGCATCTACACCTGAGACTATGACAGAGAGCTTCTCATTAACGCATCTGAACAGTATTAGCACAAGTAAGTGAAAAGAAACAAACTACTTTTACAGTTCATCAGcaaataatattattgtgtGCCTTTTTAGTAACCACAAATATACTGAAATCAGAGTTGTATGCCATTCAGAAATGAATTGAGAATGCCtcaattaaaggggtcatgacatgatcTTTTGGCATCTTATGAGGTTTTTGTATCATTAAATCATCATTcaagtttcatagcttaaaacATCATCCTtgttataaacaaagcatttatttaatcaagcttcaaaaacagcttgtttggATCTGACGTGAAAGATGGAATCACCTGGATGCaagcattttcataaacacTGCCTCCGGAGCAAGACATCAACAAATATCTTTTCACCATAGGTTCTGCCCACTGGTGTTCACAATGCGAGTGTCACGTCGCGCTGCGTCAAAAGCCAGTAGAAATTCCACGTGCTTGAGTCTGTCATCAATAGGACAAATGGAGTCAAAGAACATTCGATTTGATGCGTTCGGTTTAAACAGCTTGTTCGcgtctttgtacagatatcagaaggtTCCCACCATAAGGAACAGCTTGTTTGGATCTGAGGTGCAAGATGATGTCACCCGGgcataaacatttgcataaacactgtttgttttagacagggtcagaatgagggttgaaaataattttttttccacatatttttttgtgtgcaaaaaaaacctttattaacATCaaagtaaacctcaaggaacatattcagataataaaaaacaaatccatgtcatgaccccttttaCTGAAATTCAAAGAGATCAATATTTGATatgttttaggaaaaaaaaatatttttaaggttTATAGGCTTTATGGACagagaaaattatttaaacgattggatggatggatggatggatggatggatggatggatggattccATATCCCAGTAATGGTTTGCCTTATAAATTACAATGAAATTGTTGTGTTTGATTTTTTCACATTGCAGCTTTTAAACCCAGACATGAAGACAGTTCTGCAGACCATCAAAATGCTGAGGAGACCTCAACTGAGGCTCTTCCTGTGTCTGTTAGTGCAGTTGATGATGCCAGTAATTATTCAACTGTGAGCACGACACCGAAGGAAACCGAAGCTTCTGAAGGGTCTGGTGATCATGATGACATACTGCCAGTCACACTGTTGAGCACCCCTACACCTCATCTGTTAGGCACATCAACCACACAAGGGCCTGCACAGGTAGAAATCAATTCTCCACAAGAAATGGAAGCTGTCCTTTCTGAAAGCACAACTCCATCTAGCCTTGGGATTGTGGAAGAAGAATTTGAGAAGGTGGAACAGGAAGGGCTTGGAGAGGAACCTAGTCAACAAGTCACCACATCCACTGAGGTTAACAGTTCTACTGTAACTTTCATCGTTGATGCAAGtgatgaggatgaggatgagTCTTCCGGAGAAAGAGAACCTGCAGGAAACGGTTCTTCAGTTGTTAACCATCCATACTTAAATGTGTCCACCATCACTCCTTCTAATCTAACAGAAATGCAAGACCACAATGAAACAAGTAGTGATAATGATGATAATCAGGCCAGCACTGTGGGAACCACGAAAAGTCTGGAGGTTACGTTTCTTCCTCATGGGACCCAAAGTCCCATCTGGCAAACTGTGGCCTCTTCCACAAACCCAGGAGAGTTCAGAGCAGATGTTGAATTCAGTGGGGAAGCAGCACTTACCACAGATGACATCAAAGCCGTAGATGAATCTGACTCCACCAATGCACCCATCAATGAGCAGACAATGCAAACCCAAAAACCATCCACTACAACAGCTTACAATGaagataatgatgatgatgataatgattatGAACTCATGACCAAAGCAAACACAGACAATATGGAAGATGAGAATGATGTCAAAACCACACCTGAGTCTTCTACTCTAGCTCCCAGACCCACACAGAGAGTGTTGGTCAGGACAGGCTACATTTCAGGTAAACAAactgtgttaaaaaatattgtctCAAGTTACAGACtgcaatttatattttaaaaactgcttggctgtctgggttaaatacaacccagcgctggatGAAATATGGACAAAGCCAGCGACTGGGTTGCTTTGatccagcggttgggttaaatcttTAACCCAatcttctgggtagttttatttaactataaaaaTTACTGGCTTAAtgtggctggcttaaaatgaacccaaaataggttgtaaattaaaaatcagacacataaatactagaggcatcagcaataatcaaaaggtgaacatttattacaaattatcaaatataaacaaattaataaatgttcatttccaacctattttgggttcattttaagcaagaattATAGTCATTTATAAGCAATAGTTAAGCTAAATAAAACttcccagaaggttgggttaaacatttaacccaactgctgggtcaaaacaacccagttttACCTAgtactgggttgtttttaacccagtattttttttagagtgtaccaATTCAGGTAACATTTTGAATCATAAACTTTTAGGAGTAATAGCACCCTCTACTGGTTGTTTACATTTCTTGAGCAAACCATATGCTCTCAAAAGGGGGCGCTCTTTCTCTCCAAACACTGGCAGATATATCTAAATACCTGGAAACCTGCAATGACTGATTACCAGGTCTATCAAAGAGTACAGTGCAGACAGATAGAGACAGAAAGAATTTATCGTAAGTGTGTAACCCCCATCACAACAAATAGTTTCAGTCGTGCATGAAGGAAGAGTTTGGTTTGGTGGGGCCATGATGACTAGAAACTGATAACAGAATGATTGGAAAGAAAGGGCAATGTGTTCAGTGCTGCCGCAGCTTGCTTTATGTAGGCAGAGGTTAACAGAACCAATCAGAGATCCAGATTTTGCCTGTTTTTTTGAGTTGTGGTCCACAAATTGTATGCTTTACTCTTAGTGCAACTTTTACTGCGTCACCACCTTGTGTTTAGTATAAtcatgctttattttaaatCCTTCACTTATGTATGATATTTTTAAAGTGAGCTATAAAAAACATGTGAATGGCTTTTAGATGCATGTCTGGAGAACCCTTGTAAAAATGGAGGCACATGTGTGGACAGCGGAGCAGGTCATAGGTGTCTCTGTCTACCCACTTACGGAGGAGACTTTTGCGAGACAGGTGAGTTTCCTGCATGCCTCATTATACGTCTACACTGGAAAAAGTGGAGCAATTGTTTCAGAACTTttaaatcttttacattttatatttggaTACCTAATGttgattctgttttgtttttttaatactttttacatCTCCCCACAAAGATCTAGAACACTGCGAACCAGGCTGGGAAAAGTTCCAAGGGTTTTGTTACAAACACTTCACCAAACGGCAAAAATGGGAGGTGGCAGAGCAGCACTGTCGCATGTGTGGAGGTCACCTGGTCTCTGTTATGTCACCTGAGGAACAGGAGTTTATCAATGGTACTTCTGAACAAGTGTTTGTAGAGTCGGCCCTTTCCTGTTGATCTAATCATTTTGACTTCTTATCATATGTTCAAAATTTTAACTTGATGGAACCTGATTTTAACCTGATGGAATGTGTATAACAAGGTGTCATAAGACAGGCTGTCAGTCTTTAAGTGGCGTTTATTTTTCAGGAACTCTTTCTGCCAGTAGGCGGGTCAAAAGTGAGCATCTTATGAgtgaattatcattttttttcaaatattttgttaGGTAAATTCAGGTACAAACCAAGTAAAGACTTTATTATAAGTAagtcattgaattatttactgaactaacttatttaaaaacactgaaactcCATTACAGTATTTACTGTAGACGTGAACCTTcatttggaactattttcattgGTGAAGTGCAAAAATAGACCAACTAAAATCCCAATCTTTTGTCTAGACTGTAAGTTAGCTTACTTAATACTAACTTCTTGTTTCTGAACTGTTGTATATCAGAAAAGCAGTAATCTTGCTTGAGTGATACTGCTTAAAGgagacatatcatgaaaatctgacttttttctgtgttaaagtgctataatcgggtccctGGTGTATCTACCAACCTAAAAAACGATATGAATGTTGTGCGtatgtgcaaaaaactgtccGACGTAtcatttacgcccttgaaaaatgtgatatcacCCGTCAGTGGCCAATTTCtatcaaatttctctcagacctttgggggcGTGAGTTGAACCGTGGTgaccatgtttttttaagatacaCAAATGACCTTGTAGACACTTGGCAGTTATGACTAACACCGTGTacaccgattttcatgttgataggacaaatgatTGCGTAGTTACAGCCATTTTTCATACAACCAAGTTTTTTCCCTCTTGTAGTGCCACCAATGGCCAAGctccataattttttttttcatgtgacctcagattgagctcttataTAAGTTGTCTGAGTGTGGAAGTGaaatctcattccgttcaggaattacaggcattttattaaaagtggcCCCGCCCTTTTTCAAACGTTTTGGTGTGCCTTTGCgacggtgagtcgaaagttaaACAGtcaaacctaggactagttcgcaaaagtagattttaaaaaaaaaatccaaaatacctgaAAAATTACAATCGAATCTGAGGTATGTATGTTGTCCggtgtgagccaaggattccaaaagcataagacacttgagtATGCAACTGACGGTTACAAGGGATTTTGTTCTTTTGATTGCTGCagtgcccccgtcaggccgactggggcaagccttggtcacgttgtaggcggtgtgagtactaccatccgtacaagtttcaagtctctacgacttacagtttggtctgcacaatcagttttacgcTGATccatgaccattctaacaattacaatagggttttagCACTACGCACTTGAACACCTAATAAACGTGATAATTTCCCAGCTGTTCTGCTTCACAGACATAACAGCCTGTTCTTCTAACACATTTGTGCTtctaacataaacttgtgtgtattcgacagtttaagcgcaataagagaTGAAAGaaaacttagtttagtactcacatgccatgtgTCAGCTGCTTTCTGTGTGCATGCTTCAGATGTCTGCGCTCAGAAAACAGTATATCAGAACTtaaaactaatatggtttaaaatgcatgatttcagtgtGGTAGAcctgataatcaaaaccaaacagatgtttttagcagagtatctgaggtatgagctgtaaaggcacagcacTGATCTAGAAAAGAAggcagggagcagcagctcatttgcatttaaagagacatggaTGAAAACCACGTGTTtgtgcttccactcaaaatgggCACTTTcaaaatgatctgtggggtattttgagctgaaatttcacagacacattctaggGACACTTGAGACTTCTATTACATATTGTAAGAAGAGGCATAATGGTCTCTTTTAAACTAAGTGTCAAATGAGGTGTGTTAAACTACTGAAGCGGTTTAGCTTACAGTACATAAAGGAATTCATAAAGAACCAGGTTTGTTGACATAACATTGAGAGGCCCTGCATTTTGTTCTGCATTTCTATACAATCATCAAAACATTGAAAGGCTTTGAACATGTCACCTAATTCATGCGAGTGAATGAGGGTTGCGTTAAAAGGTCCTGTGCATGTCTGTCATATACGATGCATCCGGGTGTTAAACTGGAATTGGCGTTGTTGTGTCTTACTGACAGTGTATGCTGGTTCTTtggtatttatgtgtttttctctttctttagaTAAATACAGGGAGTACCAGTGGACGGGTCTCAATGACAAAACCATTGAGGGAGATTTCCGTTGGTCAGATGGAAACCCTCTGGTGAGTCTATTGATCTGGCTTTCTGCTAAAAAATAAGTGTTTCTTCAAGGGTTTTCCACACTGGAACTTCAGTCATGACTtgtttatttcaaacttttgatcTGTCTCTCTGTATCAGTTGTATGAGAATTGGTATCGTGGACAACCAGACAGCTACTTCCTGTCAGGGGAGGATTGTGTTGTGATGGTGTGGTACGATGATGGGCGTTGGAGTGATATCCCTTGCAACTACCAGCTGTCCTACACCTGCAAGAAAGGCATTGGTGAGTACATCACTATTTGTGAGAGTGCTGGCGCCCAGGAAGTGCAAAAGTTCATCAcggtttgtttttctttagcaGCGTTCTGTGGCCAACCCCCTCTCTTGCTGCACGCTAAAATGTTTGGACGACGTCAGCTAAAGTACAGGGCCAATTCACAGGTGCGCTACTACTGTGAGCCAGGCTTCATCCAGAGACAAAACCCTATCATCACATGTCAGAGCAACGGACAGTGGGAGGAACCTAAGATCACTTGTTCACCAGGTAAagtcagttttattattttatattatattatttttagtgcTAACAAAATCAGGCGATTAATTTTTATAGTTTAACAGcgttataaatatttaatgcaggGGCGGAGCTAGAGTTGGCCACCCCTCttacaactgctgcttctgtcccTTTTTTAATtcgttaatttttttaacaatttgacagcactaataatcTTATATTATTGCGCCATTGACTCCAAATGGCTTAGAGTGTTAATTTCATGTATTTTGCTCACAGCAGGACCAGCGTACTCAAACGGAGAACTGGTAACATGGCCCACAGGTCAAAACAAGGAAATAATCATAGAagagacaacaacaaaaacaacaacacctgaGTATTTGGATATAAAATGGAACTTTTAAAACAAGCACACAGCATAGTAGCATTTCATTGTTTCTTTCACTCTCCTGTTTATCATGTCATCCCTTCGTTTATCCTCCTTAAAACATCAACTGATCAGCTCTACGAAGTTTTTATATAACAGTAATGTTGTATAAAAAATGGTCCCACTTAATGGTTTAATGGTACTTCCAATTGGATAACAGTATAACAGGATACTTAAATTAGACATAAGAGgtattaatgtttgtttttcatctctCAGTCCTTTTCTTCTCCTTTTTACTCTCTGTAGAACATGACACtgaattacattttgtaattctAAGATACCGTAAAAGCACACTTGATAAAATGCAATTTCCAAACAAAGCTTGTATCTGTTTGGTCCAGACACCTGTTCTGTTTCATTTcatccttttgttttttttttaataaattatgagataaaccTATGAACAAGTGCTCTCTAACATCAGCTGGTCTGAATCATTTACATTGTTACCCTGTAGTGACTAAATATGTCTGTCTTTAGCAGTATTACTTATCCATTCTTAAACATTTAGTGTCTTGTGTTTTTCCTCACTTAGAATTGTCTGCAAACCAAGACTCAACTTAAGATGAACTCAAGAACTCTTAAACTAACAGTGACCCAACGCTGtcataaactaatttaaaatactctgaaaaagcacaaaaaaataacttataCATCCATTGTTTTAATGTTGGGGCAGCAAAGCTTTATGAAGCAGGGACGATTCCTTATGCACTTCATAACCCACGTTGAGTCTTTTTATGGAAAGACAGCTGGTCATTCTATGACTTGGTGCTCAGTTTTTCAGGTCTGTATCGTACTCTGGAGGATAGCCATTTTCAGTGGACTACTATCAGTTTCATTTGTTTGAGAGATCCATCACTAACAAATCCATATTTTAGTTTTGGATGGCCTGAAACCAGGGCGTATTTTATCACTCTAGAAACATGAAATGAATCACATTCCAAGCAATCGGAGcaatcacaataaaaaaagttatcacAACAAGACATGTTTATGAATTTTCTTAcatatgtgaatatgtgtgtatccttaaaggagaagttcacttccaaaacaatttactcacccccatgtcatccaagatgttcatgtctttctttcttcagtcacaaagaaattaaggtttttgaggactTTCCATTCCTggaacattccaggatttttctccacataatagacttcaatggtggccaacaggttgaaggccTAAACTGCAGTTCAATGctgctttaaagggctctaaacaatcccagatgaggaataagggtcttatctagcgaaatgttcgcttattttctttaaaaaattaatatttatatactttttaacgacaaatgctcatcttgctcAAGGTCTGTGATGCATTGTGTAATCACACTGGAAAAGTAATGTGCGGTTAATTCCTCGTCTGTGTATTTCAGttgaaaaggtaaaacaaaaaatcaaattttctcctccaacttcaaaatcgtcttcaACATCGCACGTCTGCTTTGAAAACACTGGggcggtacttctgcctacctGAGGTTGAGccagtgcaagacaagcatttgtggttataaaagtatataaatttgtatttttcttagaaaatgatcgtttcgctagataagacctttatttctcggctgggattgtgtcgagccctttgaagctgcattgaaactgcattttggacctttaacctgttggccaccattgtagtccactataaggagacaaaacctggaatgtttttcttgaaaaaaaaaaaaaattctttttggctgaaaaaagaaagacatgaacatcttggatgacatgggggtaagtaaatgatcaggaaagtTCTGAAAGTGAACCTCTCCTTTAAGTGTTTCTAAGAATTAGTTTAACAAATCTGCGGTTAATATTCTAACTGGCATTACTAATAGTGCGCCTGTTATTTGTGAAACACTttgaaaaaaatagtttatggGACATTGTCTTTTGAGTTGACtgttttttgtagttttgaaACATAGTGCATGTGTATGTAACTTATACTGTAAATGACACTTTAGAATTGGCACAAAAAATGAGTATGTATAAATAcagatttcatatttcattGGCAATTTTATTCACACATTTTGCAATCTTActattttgttcatttacagtgttaaaataaataaataaaaacccaaCTCTAAGGCACCTTCCGGTATATGGTGCTaaacaatgtaacatttaaGATAATATGTTCCCTTTAGACAAGTTTACGAAAAAAacgttaatttaaaaaataaaagtcttgtGGAATCTGCATATGCATGTTGTTATAAATACAGTGACTGAATAATTGTTAGACTTGGAATACATACTATTCTTAGTGCTATTTATTTAAacgagaagttcacttccagaacaaaaatttacagataatttactcacccccttgtcatccaagatgtttttgtctttctttcttcagtcgtaaagaaattgtttcttaaagaaaaaaattccagaatttctctccaaataatggacttcaatggtgcctccaagtttgaacttccaaaatgcagtttaaatgcagcttcaaatggctttaaacgatcccagccaaggaaggtcttatctagcaaaatgatcggtcattttcaaaacaaattgacaatttatatagtttttaaccttaaatgcagGTCTCGTTTCGGCTCTGCGATGTGAATGCATAGTCTtatcgactaaagaaagaaagacacaaacatcttggatgacaagaacgaggtgagtaaattatctgtgaattttcgttctgaaagtgaacttctcctttaatgcctgTGCAGCTAAAACATACAGTGCGGCTTTAGTCAAAGCTATTGAGTTAGCATTTCAAGCTAGCAGCTATTCAAGCAGGAGTAAAGCCTTTGTGTCAATCCACTCTTAATTTGAAAGTCATGTTTTCCCAGGACTCAAAATGTTCTGCTTTAAAACAAGCTTAGTAAATGAACTTATATATAATCCAGACGTATGATAATGCTAGCTGTAATCCAGAATGATAACTGTATAGCTCATACATTCCCTTTCCTGCAGCGAGCCTCTAGTGGCGCTCATACTGTTACAGTCCACAAATGAAGGATACGTTCTGCATCTCTTTTGGGACTTCACTTTTAGGCCAGTATGCCAAGTGCAGACATTCTGTAGCAGAAATTTACCAGACAGCTAAACATAGAGCAGTTACCTGTAGCAATAAGCCCCATAAAGCCGCAAACTTTTGCTGGGATACCCAAAGCTACGAACCCCTGGTTCTGCAATCCCTCCGCAGTGCTCCCTTGGGTTGATGATGGGGAAACGTACACTGCCATCCTGCAGCCAGCCTCCATCGCAGTGGTCAAGCTGCTGAAACTTCCAAGATGAGTAAATCTGACCAACCTTCGCTATACTGGCACCATCCCGTTTGCAAGCACGCTCAGCCTCGGCAAAACTGAACGGCCCGGGAATGAAGAACACAGAACCTGGGAAAAGCAAAAAGTGAGGTATTctttaaacatttatgtatttatgtatgcaacatagaaataatgaataatgattTTGTATGTACAGTAACTGCATTTAGAGAACAGCTGTGATCTGCACAACAAAGTGAATCGTTTTCTAGGTGGAATTCCTGTAACTCTGTCATTATTGACATTCAAC
The sequence above is drawn from the Labeo rohita strain BAU-BD-2019 chromosome 16, IGBB_LRoh.1.0, whole genome shotgun sequence genome and encodes:
- the bcan gene encoding brevican core protein isoform X2: MFLHILLGAICLFVLSSSTVLSPAADESTFLQVTIPDSPPVSAILGGSLTLPCLVSLSRTPSLGRHVVLTQPRVKWSFLSSNRETEILVARGERVKVSELYKGRASLLNYATSSADLTLRLDGLIHNDTGFYRCEVQHGLEDAHDQAQVKVKGVVFHYRNTSSRYAFTFDEAKDACEDIGAQIASPEQLLAEYHSGYEQCDAGWLSDRSVRYPIQMPREGCFGDMDGLPGVRNYGMVDNDELYDVYCYVENIHGEVFHASSPHRFSFLEAKTYCEQQGAQLATTGQLYAAWNDGLNHCSPGWLADGSVRYPIVTPRERCGGSEPGVKTVYRFSNQTGFPEPHTHYDTYCFRANSNSQTVPPIDHMATEPEDPEQHIVTLADSHEEYSVDQITQQSENEAQGAVESFPIYSMQTTSEPEEHSHTTSPQLDENSTYTESTTPTSTERYLESTEVTWQKVESVPEIYIDAKYIDFTQKGEPEIKASAIDGVESSNHRHYQPMPDTNLQPGEPVDFIPPTEAQPETTEEPPSQPKEIDGSKHFQPMPETNLEDEDKDNVTSEISMTTEGTTVEYDSSSANATQHAPVQSSPSTSLPEGATVEEDAGKITETPESDEDLGLFTHTSQSTSTSTSSTEGWLEGSGEDLTLISTQKSEHLVTSDGSPEHLVTSDGSPEHLVTSDKSYGASTPETMTESFSLTHLNSISTTFKPRHEDSSADHQNAEETSTEALPVSVSAVDDASNYSTVSTTPKETEASEGSGDHDDILPVTLLSTPTPHLLGTSTTQGPAQVEINSPQEMEAVLSESTTPSSLGIVEEEFEKVEQEGLGEEPSQQVTTSTEVNSSTVTFIVDASDEDEDESSGEREPAGNGSSVVNHPYLNVSTITPSNLTEMQDHNETSSDNDDNQASTVGTTKSLEVTFLPHGTQSPIWQTVASSTNPGEFRADVEFSGEAALTTDDIKAVDESDSTNAPINEQTMQTQKPSTTTAYNEDNDDDDNDYELMTKANTDNMEDENDVKTTPESSTLAPRPTQRVLVRTGYISDACLENPCKNGGTCVDSGAGHRCLCLPTYGGDFCETDLEHCEPGWEKFQGFCYKHFTKRQKWEVAEQHCRMCGGHLVSVMSPEEQEFINDKYREYQWTGLNDKTIEGDFRWSDGNPLLYENWYRGQPDSYFLSGEDCVVMVWYDDGRWSDIPCNYQLSYTCKKGIAFCGQPPLLLHAKMFGRRQLKYRANSQVRYYCEPGFIQRQNPIITCQSNGQWEEPKITCSPAGPAYSNGELVTWPTGQNKEIIIEETTTKTTTPEYLDIKWNF